The following are from one region of the Methanospirillum hungatei genome:
- a CDS encoding hybrid sensor histidine kinase/response regulator translates to MDNSEYCPVSILVAEDSKTQAEILKHLLNNAGYDVKVAYNGRIALEEIHKKLPTIVLTDVIMPEMNGYELCKEIKSDPKTRHIPVILVTQLFDPGDVLSGLECGADNFIIKPYDSKYLLDRIQVVLANQSYTIDEPDISMVPVFYSGKTHEIASSRQQILNILLSTYEIAISKNNELIEAKDRLALVNDQLSDANDELLRMNDDLKNEIAERKRVEQSLSMANKKLGLLSSITRHDMKNTMMALLSYNELARMDNVDNPFTQYLQKESMLLSRLSAQIEFTRLYEELGVKGAVWIHLENLITKMSSSFSQIMTQISPSIVSYEIFVDPLIEKVFYNLFDNAIRHGERVTRITISANESEGFLHIFIADDGIGVADEDKEKIFGRGYGKNTGLGLFLVREILSITSITIAETGKKDQGACFKLSIPRVHFRKGC, encoded by the coding sequence ATGGATAATTCAGAATATTGTCCGGTTTCTATCCTTGTTGCTGAGGATAGTAAAACTCAAGCTGAAATTCTAAAACATCTGCTCAATAATGCCGGGTATGACGTAAAAGTGGCATATAATGGACGAATAGCTCTTGAAGAAATACATAAGAAACTTCCGACTATTGTTCTGACTGATGTAATAATGCCTGAAATGAACGGATATGAATTATGTAAAGAGATTAAATCAGATCCAAAGACCCGGCATATTCCAGTTATCCTGGTTACTCAGTTATTTGATCCTGGTGATGTTCTTTCCGGTCTGGAATGTGGAGCAGATAATTTTATTATCAAACCCTATGATTCAAAATATCTGTTAGACCGTATTCAGGTAGTCTTGGCAAATCAGTCCTATACTATTGATGAACCTGATATAAGTATGGTACCGGTTTTTTACTCTGGAAAAACTCATGAGATAGCTTCGAGCCGACAACAGATTTTAAATATTCTTCTTTCAACGTATGAAATAGCCATTTCCAAAAATAATGAACTCATCGAAGCAAAAGACAGACTTGCGTTGGTAAACGATCAACTAAGTGATGCAAATGATGAACTTTTGCGTATGAATGATGATCTCAAAAATGAGATCGCAGAACGCAAACGGGTTGAACAATCCCTCTCAATGGCAAATAAAAAACTTGGTCTGCTGTCATCAATCACCAGGCATGACATGAAAAATACCATGATGGCACTGCTTTCGTATAATGAACTGGCCCGGATGGATAATGTTGATAATCCATTTACCCAGTATCTTCAGAAAGAGTCCATGCTGTTATCCCGTCTTTCTGCTCAGATTGAATTTACACGGCTTTATGAAGAATTAGGTGTAAAAGGAGCAGTATGGATTCATCTTGAGAATCTCATAACCAAAATGAGTTCGTCTTTTTCACAGATTATGACACAAATTAGTCCCAGTATTGTTTCGTACGAAATATTTGTAGATCCTCTCATTGAAAAAGTGTTTTATAATCTGTTTGATAATGCTATTCGTCATGGGGAGAGAGTCACTCGTATTACAATATCAGCAAATGAAAGTGAAGGTTTTCTTCACATCTTTATTGCTGACGATGGTATAGGTGTTGCTGATGAAGATAAAGAAAAGATATTCGGGCGGGGGTATGGGAAAAATACTGGTCTTGGATTATTTCTGGTTAGAGAAATACTTTCAATTACTAGCATTACCATAGCAGAAACCGGAAAAAAAGACCAAGGTGCTTGTTTCAAATTGAGTATTCCAAGGGTTCACTTTCGAAAAGGCTGTTAA
- a CDS encoding minichromosome maintenance protein MCM has translation MASAKDMDSVEITDRDADWHRFLKTRYKKELDELSREYPYTRSLYINYRDIESFGKTGTELADELLDNPGKVIGDIKDAIRTHRLVKTRKKEEQPDINVRFINLPRKIAIREIRSDHIGKFISVEGILRKTTEVRPRITLAVFRCPSGHRTVKAQSYGPFVEPDGCQADGCTQKKLELIPRFSRFVDSQKLRIQESPEGLRGGEQPQTIDLDVTDDICGIVAPGDRIVVNGILRSMQRNSYGTKSTIFDIYVECNSIEVAEKEFEEVNISEEDEKEIRSLSTDPNIYRKIAHSIAPTIYGVDDVKDAIALQLFGGIAKEMPDGSRLRGDIHVLLIGDPGIAKSQMLRYVVRLSPRAIYTSGQSTTSAGLTATAVKDEFGDGRWTLEAGALVLADMGVACVDEMDKMEKHDRSALHEAMEQQSISVAKAGITATLKSRCALLGAANPKYGRFDDFVPIGDQINMPPSLLSRFDLIFVLTDKPEHERDLAIAEHIIKAHSVGELIAQHTRDPIPGVDDEYITEQLKPVTPEIDPAMFRKYVAYAKRSCFPRLEDEAREALIAYYMKLRDLADANKPVPVTARQLEAIVRLAEASARIRLSPIIEKSDAERVITIIDTCLRQVAYDPSSGSFDIDMLATGVSKSKRDLIRTIKQAIRDIADENGRAHKPDVIEIVRQQGFDRDEVERQLTAMLRSGEAMEPKHDVVKLI, from the coding sequence ATGGCATCAGCTAAAGATATGGATTCAGTAGAAATAACAGATCGTGACGCAGACTGGCATCGGTTTTTAAAGACACGATATAAAAAAGAGCTGGATGAATTATCCCGTGAATATCCGTATACACGTTCACTTTATATCAATTACCGGGATATTGAGAGTTTTGGTAAAACAGGAACAGAACTTGCGGATGAACTCTTAGATAATCCTGGAAAAGTTATCGGTGATATTAAGGATGCTATCAGAACTCATAGACTTGTAAAAACCCGGAAAAAAGAAGAACAACCTGACATTAATGTACGGTTTATTAACCTTCCCCGGAAAATTGCAATCAGAGAGATACGATCGGATCATATTGGGAAATTTATTAGCGTTGAAGGGATCCTTCGGAAAACCACTGAAGTCCGACCACGAATTACTCTTGCTGTATTTCGCTGTCCCTCTGGTCATCGGACTGTGAAAGCCCAATCTTATGGTCCTTTTGTAGAACCTGACGGATGTCAGGCTGATGGATGCACTCAAAAAAAGCTTGAACTGATTCCACGGTTTTCCCGGTTTGTTGATTCCCAAAAACTCAGAATACAAGAGTCCCCGGAGGGTCTTCGTGGAGGAGAACAACCACAGACAATTGATCTTGATGTAACAGACGATATTTGTGGTATTGTAGCTCCTGGAGATCGTATTGTCGTCAATGGCATCCTCAGATCCATGCAGCGGAATTCTTACGGAACTAAATCTACCATTTTTGATATTTACGTAGAATGTAATTCTATCGAGGTGGCAGAAAAAGAGTTTGAAGAGGTTAATATCAGTGAAGAGGATGAAAAAGAGATCCGGAGTCTATCAACCGATCCAAATATCTATCGGAAAATTGCACATTCCATCGCTCCGACCATTTATGGTGTTGATGATGTTAAGGATGCAATCGCTCTTCAGCTGTTTGGTGGAATTGCCAAGGAGATGCCTGATGGGAGCAGACTACGTGGAGACATTCATGTTCTGTTAATAGGAGATCCAGGAATTGCAAAATCTCAGATGCTTCGGTACGTTGTCCGGCTCTCTCCTCGTGCTATTTATACCTCCGGACAATCCACGACCTCTGCAGGTCTTACTGCCACTGCGGTAAAGGATGAATTTGGAGATGGACGATGGACACTTGAAGCCGGTGCTCTTGTTCTTGCTGACATGGGTGTTGCCTGTGTAGATGAGATGGATAAGATGGAAAAGCATGATCGGAGTGCTCTTCACGAAGCGATGGAACAACAGTCTATCTCGGTTGCAAAAGCAGGAATTACTGCCACTTTGAAATCAAGGTGTGCTCTTCTTGGTGCTGCAAACCCAAAATATGGGCGGTTTGATGATTTTGTTCCAATTGGTGATCAGATCAATATGCCACCATCCCTTCTTTCACGTTTTGATCTCATTTTTGTCCTGACAGATAAACCAGAACATGAACGTGATCTTGCAATTGCTGAACATATTATTAAAGCACACAGTGTTGGAGAACTTATTGCTCAGCACACCCGTGATCCCATCCCTGGTGTGGATGATGAATACATCACCGAACAGTTAAAACCAGTCACTCCGGAGATTGATCCGGCGATGTTCCGGAAGTATGTTGCATATGCTAAACGAAGTTGTTTCCCCCGGCTTGAGGATGAGGCTCGTGAGGCTCTGATTGCATACTATATGAAATTACGAGATCTTGCTGATGCCAACAAACCTGTACCGGTTACTGCCAGACAACTCGAAGCTATCGTCAGATTAGCAGAAGCATCTGCTCGGATCAGACTTTCGCCTATAATAGAAAAGAGTGATGCAGAGCGGGTAATTACTATCATTGATACCTGTCTCAGACAAGTAGCTTATGATCCATCAAGTGGGTCTTTTGACATTGATATGCTCGCAACCGGAGTGTCAAAAAGCAAACGGGATCTTATTAGGACTATTAAGCAGGCTATACGGGATATTGCTGATGAAAATGGTCGTGCACATAAACCAGATGTCATTGAAATTGTACGTCAACAGGGTTTTGACCGTGATGAAGTTGAGCGACAACTCACTGCAATGCTCCGTTCTGGAGAAGCCATGGAGCCAAAACATGATGTGGTTAAGCTGATATAA
- a CDS encoding carbon-nitrogen hydrolase family protein, producing the protein MILCLAQMTPCWNDPLSGLKKIRTCVAEAVEGDASFIAFPEQFLTGWDPNDTSWTFDESEEEISQLREIARDYSIGILGSFREKRNGPPRNTCIAIGPDGRTCATYSKIHLFSPASEDRYYAPGDSLGIFSFDSCKIGLAICYDLRFATLFQAYRNKGVNLMLVPSAWPAARLKHFNLFTTSRAAEFQTFVASINTVGTTPVDVYTGGSCIAGPDGTIRARGSDLEELIFYEVKGSEADTIRAEFPVHQDMQKANYDQI; encoded by the coding sequence ATGATCCTCTGTCTGGCTCAGATGACTCCCTGTTGGAATGATCCATTATCTGGTCTGAAAAAAATCAGGACTTGTGTTGCAGAAGCTGTGGAAGGAGATGCCTCATTTATCGCTTTTCCAGAGCAGTTTTTAACCGGCTGGGATCCAAATGATACTTCATGGACCTTTGATGAATCTGAAGAGGAAATATCACAATTACGGGAAATTGCTCGTGATTATAGCATTGGTATCCTCGGATCATTTCGGGAAAAAAGAAATGGACCTCCACGAAATACTTGCATCGCTATTGGTCCTGATGGCCGAACATGTGCCACATATTCAAAAATTCACCTTTTTTCTCCGGCGAGTGAGGATCGATATTATGCCCCGGGTGATTCTCTTGGAATTTTTTCTTTCGATTCCTGTAAAATTGGACTTGCTATATGTTATGATCTCAGATTTGCTACACTCTTTCAGGCATATAGAAATAAGGGAGTGAACCTGATGCTCGTACCATCTGCATGGCCTGCAGCCAGATTGAAACATTTCAACCTTTTTACAACCAGTAGAGCGGCAGAATTCCAAACCTTCGTAGCTTCAATTAATACTGTTGGAACAACTCCTGTTGATGTATACACTGGAGGATCATGTATTGCAGGACCTGACGGAACAATCAGGGCACGAGGGAGCGATCTTGAAGAACTTATCTTCTATGAAGTGAAGGGTTCTGAAGCCGACACAATTCGGGCAGAATTTCCTGTTCACCAGGATATGCAAAAAGCAAATTATGACCAGATTTAA
- a CDS encoding heavy metal translocating P-type ATPase, with product MEEEKKKEVDLQISGMHCATCAISVEKGLAATPGVMESKVNLATGKARISYDPSQVSLHDLTHAVEKSGFSVSHEKIIVKVGGMTCASCVQTVTHALLTLEGIISADVNLNTERAYVTYNPSLVGIGDIRNVIISAGYQFLGTDRDKEDESDKIRERELSSQLRKIILGFALSLLMMGMMYIPSHDMHLISYLQFIITTPVLIWLGSPIFRAAFTSLRNKTLNMDVMYAMGIGVAYGASVLGTFSIILDMSTLFYETALMLTAFLMLGRYLEARAKGRTSSAIKSLIGLQAESASVIRDGEEREIPVQDVLPGDIIQMRTGARIPVDGVIFSGSSYVDESMVTGEPLAVFRESGHEVIGGTLVTTGAFQYKATRVGSDTMLARIIRLVEEAQGSRPPVQRLADYVVAWFIPAVLLIAVLAFSYWYGIRGMDLRFSLQTMIAVLVVACPCALGLATPTAVTVGIGRGAEFGILIRNGSVLEIANKITLALFDKTGTITQGKPVVTDVDSFTGNPGLLISMAASLEHLSDHPISSAILSKSKEEGIIPAEVQDFQTVSGSGLSGIIAGGIVRLGVRDYILSSGLSLTPPQDAIHTQREREGKTTVLVSRDSSILGLISIADQVKPEAGSCVRILNEMGIRSGMVTGDNKVTADAVASMVGIHEVFARVLPEGKEQEVSRVQKSGDVVAFIGDGINDAPALARADTGIAIGSGTDIAIESADIVLVRDSLIHIPAAIQLARKVMGRIRLNLFWAFAYNIILIPLAAGILYPVILFKPEYGALAMAFSSVTVISLSLLLKRYIPPALSYIERENHSKKELEKDPICGMMVDPKTAQYWSDFNEKRYYFCNKGCKETFDSNPEKYK from the coding sequence ATGGAGGAGGAAAAGAAAAAAGAGGTAGATCTCCAAATTTCCGGAATGCATTGTGCAACATGTGCGATATCAGTTGAAAAAGGACTTGCGGCTACTCCCGGAGTTATGGAATCTAAGGTAAATCTTGCAACAGGAAAAGCCAGGATTTCATATGATCCATCTCAGGTCAGTCTTCATGATTTAACACATGCAGTAGAAAAAAGTGGATTTTCGGTGAGTCATGAAAAAATCATCGTTAAGGTAGGTGGTATGACCTGCGCTTCTTGTGTTCAAACTGTGACTCATGCCCTTCTGACGTTGGAGGGCATTATATCTGCTGATGTAAATCTGAACACCGAACGAGCATATGTTACCTACAATCCTTCTCTTGTTGGTATAGGGGATATCCGGAATGTAATAATTTCAGCAGGATATCAGTTTCTTGGGACTGACCGGGATAAAGAAGATGAGAGTGATAAAATTCGTGAACGCGAGTTATCTAGTCAGCTACGAAAAATAATCCTCGGATTTGCATTATCCCTGCTCATGATGGGAATGATGTATATCCCGTCACATGATATGCACCTTATTTCATATCTCCAGTTTATCATTACCACTCCTGTATTAATCTGGCTGGGAAGTCCCATATTTCGAGCAGCATTCACTTCTCTTCGAAATAAAACCCTGAATATGGATGTTATGTACGCCATGGGAATTGGGGTGGCGTATGGTGCAAGTGTCCTTGGAACTTTCTCAATTATCCTTGACATGAGTACCTTGTTTTATGAAACTGCCCTTATGCTTACGGCGTTTTTAATGCTTGGACGATATCTTGAGGCCAGAGCAAAAGGGAGAACATCTTCTGCAATTAAATCACTGATCGGACTTCAAGCTGAATCGGCATCAGTAATTCGTGATGGTGAAGAAAGAGAAATTCCGGTTCAGGATGTACTCCCAGGTGATATTATTCAGATGCGAACAGGAGCCAGGATTCCTGTAGATGGGGTAATTTTTTCTGGGTCAAGTTATGTGGATGAATCCATGGTAACTGGTGAACCGCTTGCCGTGTTTCGGGAATCTGGTCATGAAGTTATCGGAGGAACTTTGGTTACTACTGGGGCATTTCAGTACAAAGCAACAAGAGTCGGGTCTGATACAATGCTTGCTCGTATCATCAGACTTGTGGAAGAAGCTCAGGGATCCCGTCCTCCTGTTCAGCGACTTGCAGATTATGTTGTGGCATGGTTCATTCCAGCTGTCCTGCTCATTGCGGTTCTCGCATTTTCGTATTGGTATGGGATCCGTGGAATGGACCTCCGGTTCTCATTACAGACTATGATTGCTGTTCTTGTTGTTGCCTGCCCTTGTGCTCTGGGTCTTGCGACACCAACCGCTGTGACGGTGGGTATCGGCCGAGGAGCGGAATTTGGAATACTTATTCGGAATGGTTCTGTCCTTGAGATTGCAAACAAAATTACTCTTGCCTTATTTGACAAAACCGGAACAATTACACAAGGGAAACCAGTTGTCACCGACGTCGATTCATTCACAGGAAATCCCGGTTTACTCATTTCTATGGCCGCATCTTTAGAACATCTTTCTGATCACCCAATCAGTTCCGCAATACTTTCCAAGAGTAAAGAAGAAGGTATAATTCCTGCTGAAGTTCAGGATTTTCAGACGGTATCCGGAAGTGGACTTTCGGGTATTATTGCAGGAGGCATTGTTCGTCTTGGTGTCAGAGATTATATCCTCTCATCCGGCCTTTCTCTTACTCCTCCACAGGATGCAATACATACTCAACGTGAACGGGAGGGAAAAACAACTGTTCTTGTATCGAGAGATAGTTCTATCCTCGGTCTTATTTCCATAGCAGATCAAGTGAAACCAGAGGCTGGATCTTGTGTACGGATTTTGAACGAGATGGGTATCAGATCCGGGATGGTGACTGGTGATAACAAAGTGACGGCTGACGCTGTTGCATCGATGGTCGGTATCCATGAAGTGTTTGCCCGTGTTCTTCCGGAAGGGAAAGAACAGGAAGTATCACGGGTACAGAAATCAGGAGATGTGGTTGCTTTCATTGGGGACGGAATTAATGATGCACCAGCACTCGCACGTGCGGATACAGGAATTGCGATTGGATCAGGAACTGATATCGCCATTGAAAGCGCCGATATTGTCCTTGTCCGCGATTCGTTAATTCACATACCTGCGGCGATTCAGTTGGCTCGTAAAGTTATGGGTCGGATTCGATTGAATCTATTCTGGGCTTTTGCATATAACATAATCCTTATTCCTCTCGCTGCAGGCATCCTTTATCCTGTTATCCTGTTCAAACCAGAATATGGAGCGTTGGCAATGGCCTTTTCCTCAGTCACAGTTATCAGTCTTTCTCTTCTCCTCAAGCGGTACATTCCTCCAGCACTCTCTTATATTGAAAGGGAAAATCATAGCAAAAAAGAACTGGAAAAAGATCCCATCTGTGGAATGATGGTGGATCCAAAAACCGCTCAATATTGGTCTGATTTCAATGAAAAGAGATATTATTTTTGTAATAAAGGATGCAAAGAAACCTTTGATTCAAATCCAGAAAAATATAAATAA
- a CDS encoding type I 3-dehydroquinate dehydratase produces MSSEALKSDSNRIIHIIASLSSPREFQSPLITEADALEVRLDMITEPIGDALHTLRTKFQGPIIITIRSSNEGGAYAGGPDSLLEKIEPHLSNIDMVDLEIRFRDHAQIMKDRNKKVIASCHQNRMPSDNEMKDLIEELHSFGDIVKIAVQPQSNDDLIRLLRITAECPYPIIMSVTGTLFRYARPILCLFGSQYTYCYIDSETSPGQYSIREMQLLAHLLTPGFVDPWFEGRPVRSGDVSGFIERAHAYLKSQ; encoded by the coding sequence ATGAGCTCAGAGGCTTTGAAATCTGATTCAAACAGGATTATTCATATTATCGCTTCTTTATCAAGTCCGCGTGAGTTTCAATCTCCATTGATCACAGAAGCTGATGCCCTAGAGGTCCGTCTTGATATGATTACAGAGCCTATCGGGGATGCATTGCACACCCTTCGTACCAAATTCCAGGGGCCGATTATAATCACCATTCGAAGCAGTAATGAGGGTGGTGCATATGCCGGAGGGCCAGACAGTCTTTTGGAAAAGATCGAGCCTCATTTATCAAATATTGATATGGTAGATCTTGAAATCCGTTTCAGGGATCATGCTCAGATCATGAAAGACCGTAATAAAAAGGTTATTGCATCATGTCATCAGAACCGGATGCCAAGCGATAATGAGATGAAAGACCTGATTGAGGAACTACATTCTTTTGGAGACATTGTTAAAATAGCAGTACAACCGCAATCAAACGATGATCTCATTCGGCTTCTTCGAATAACTGCAGAATGTCCCTATCCAATCATTATGAGCGTGACCGGCACTCTGTTCCGATATGCCAGACCAATTCTTTGTTTATTTGGGTCCCAATACACCTATTGTTATATTGATAGTGAAACTTCACCTGGTCAGTATAGTATTCGAGAAATGCAACTTCTTGCTCATCTCCTTACTCCGGGTTTTGTAGATCCCTGGTTTGAAGGAAGACCAGTACGATCAGGAGATGTGTCAGGGTTTATCGAGCGGGCTCATGCTTATCTGAAATCTCAATAA
- a CDS encoding TldD/PmbA family protein, whose amino-acid sequence MIDEILKAANKQADETEIFFASSESIGADLKQDKIAIGSKSRGSGLIIRVITNGKVGVSCTDNPKTWKQCLDAALASAKFADHIPWNGLPKPDSIDKTLHAFDPRIKPDPDLILNLIERLKSGSESYTADITSGSASLGISEHTIANSHGLEYSAKGTQVHVSLEMIAGTSTGYESDTSWNLDHIHPEKTGEDAAFFASKGQGGKEITSGSYDVVLSPMAITQLLEAAVVPALSGRNVHTGRSFFSDKIGQSIASETISLIDDPMDKRGVANCAWDGEGMPVKVLPFIENGILHSFAYDLRTAYRYNETPTASAVRTGQSGAPAIGNHNLILKGPESDVLSEKAIFVHDLIGAHTANPMSGDFSVELSSPFYAQDGELHEPIRTGMISGNIFDLLHKIEGCSTETRTLGSMIMPSVRLSGMTVIGRA is encoded by the coding sequence TTGATTGATGAGATACTCAAAGCTGCAAATAAACAGGCTGATGAGACTGAAATTTTCTTTGCGTCATCAGAATCCATTGGAGCGGACCTGAAACAGGATAAGATAGCCATCGGGAGTAAATCCAGGGGATCAGGACTTATTATACGCGTCATCACAAATGGAAAAGTGGGTGTCTCTTGTACAGATAATCCAAAGACGTGGAAACAATGTCTTGATGCAGCACTTGCAAGCGCAAAATTTGCTGATCACATACCGTGGAATGGTCTTCCAAAACCAGATTCCATAGATAAAACACTTCATGCATTTGATCCCCGGATAAAACCAGATCCAGATCTCATATTGAATCTTATTGAACGGTTAAAATCAGGATCTGAATCATATACTGCGGATATAACATCAGGATCAGCATCTCTTGGGATTTCTGAACACACCATCGCGAACAGCCATGGACTTGAATATTCTGCAAAAGGAACACAGGTTCATGTCAGTCTCGAAATGATTGCAGGTACCTCAACGGGGTATGAATCAGATACGTCATGGAACCTTGATCATATTCATCCAGAAAAAACCGGAGAAGATGCTGCCTTTTTTGCTTCAAAAGGACAAGGAGGGAAAGAAATTACATCAGGATCGTATGATGTGGTTCTTTCACCCATGGCGATTACCCAACTTCTGGAGGCAGCAGTAGTCCCTGCATTATCCGGTCGGAATGTCCATACCGGTCGTTCATTTTTTTCTGACAAGATTGGTCAGTCTATAGCATCAGAAACCATATCACTCATAGATGATCCTATGGACAAACGTGGTGTGGCAAATTGTGCTTGGGATGGTGAAGGAATGCCAGTAAAAGTTCTCCCATTTATTGAAAACGGAATACTTCATTCCTTTGCATATGATCTTCGCACTGCATACCGGTATAATGAAACACCTACCGCTAGTGCAGTAAGAACTGGTCAATCAGGAGCACCTGCAATTGGAAACCATAACCTTATTCTGAAAGGTCCCGAATCAGATGTTCTCTCTGAAAAGGCAATATTTGTTCACGATCTCATTGGTGCTCATACTGCAAATCCAATGTCCGGAGACTTTTCTGTAGAATTGTCATCTCCATTTTATGCGCAGGATGGAGAATTACATGAACCAATCAGAACCGGCATGATATCAGGAAATATTTTTGACCTACTCCATAAAATTGAAGGCTGCAGCACAGAGACTCGAACACTTGGATCTATGATAATGCCATCAGTCAGATTATCCGGAATGACCGTTATTGGGAGAGCATAA
- a CDS encoding TldD/PmbA family protein, with translation MSQPYRYYDVRRVTGEVTQIDVDNGKVEQAGSSFFDKAVIRVLGEKGWGVFSISGQEVDSEKLSNTLIEEAISASQVTNIHIPIQETSSKLHAIPKMKENPADISLDEKVAILLDMYKATEGTNIVSRRINYIEKDEQVTFSDCLGHSYDYHLCRCGFSVMAVASRSGVVQMGYERDHTISGLNIKHRQDLAREAAERAEKLLDAKPAKGGILRAVLDPELAGVFAHEAVGHASEGDLVKEGSSILKDRIHECIGSPLLTIVDDPSLSEFGFCPVDDEGSETKRTEIISNGILQAYLHSKETLSAIGNGDAGHCRGMPGVEPIVRMSNTFIENGDASYDEIISECNSGILLKGSRGGQVDPGRGMFQFNAEYGYLIENGELTTMVRDVSLSGEILQTLHTIALVGNDLALHPGYCGKGGQTVPVTDGSPHLLLEKAIVGGCEID, from the coding sequence ATGTCTCAACCGTATCGATACTATGACGTCAGAAGGGTGACCGGAGAGGTAACTCAGATTGATGTTGATAATGGTAAAGTGGAACAGGCAGGTTCTTCTTTTTTTGATAAGGCAGTAATCCGAGTACTCGGTGAAAAAGGGTGGGGAGTTTTCTCCATATCAGGCCAGGAAGTAGACTCTGAAAAACTATCCAATACACTCATTGAAGAAGCAATATCTGCATCACAGGTTACTAATATCCACATCCCTATCCAGGAAACATCTTCAAAACTCCACGCAATACCGAAGATGAAGGAAAATCCCGCAGATATTAGTCTTGATGAGAAAGTCGCCATTCTCCTTGACATGTACAAAGCAACAGAGGGCACGAACATCGTCAGCAGACGAATTAACTATATCGAGAAAGATGAGCAAGTAACTTTTTCAGACTGTCTTGGGCATTCCTATGATTATCATCTCTGTCGATGTGGTTTTTCAGTAATGGCAGTTGCTTCCCGTTCAGGAGTGGTTCAAATGGGTTATGAACGGGATCATACGATTTCAGGTTTGAATATCAAACACCGTCAGGATCTAGCCAGAGAAGCTGCAGAACGAGCAGAAAAACTGCTTGATGCCAAACCTGCCAAGGGAGGGATATTAAGAGCTGTTCTTGACCCAGAACTTGCCGGCGTATTTGCTCATGAAGCAGTTGGTCATGCATCTGAAGGTGACTTGGTAAAAGAAGGAAGTTCAATCCTGAAAGATAGAATTCATGAATGTATAGGATCACCCCTTTTAACAATCGTAGACGATCCATCACTTTCCGAATTTGGATTTTGTCCTGTAGATGACGAAGGATCTGAAACCAAACGGACTGAGATCATCTCAAATGGGATTCTCCAGGCATATCTCCATTCAAAAGAGACCCTTTCAGCGATTGGAAACGGAGATGCTGGTCATTGCAGAGGGATGCCCGGTGTTGAACCGATTGTCCGGATGAGTAACACCTTTATTGAAAATGGAGATGCGTCATATGATGAGATTATCTCCGAATGTAATTCTGGAATTCTACTTAAAGGATCCCGGGGCGGACAAGTCGATCCTGGACGCGGAATGTTTCAATTCAACGCAGAATATGGATATTTAATTGAGAATGGTGAATTGACAACGATGGTCCGAGATGTATCATTATCAGGGGAAATTTTACAGACACTACATACCATCGCACTGGTAGGAAATGATCTTGCTCTCCATCCCGGATATTGCGGAAAAGGAGGACAAACTGTTCCGGTTACTGATGGATCACCCCATCTTCTGTTAGAAAAGGCTATAGTCGGGGGGTGCGAGATTGATTGA